ACTTCTCTCAGACTGAGATCAAACAATGACAGACTCTCCTCCGAAAACTTTTAGCAGAACAGATGGCCGCCAAACCTGGGAACCACGACCAATCATTATCCACCCTGGTTTCATTGAAAATGCCCATGGTTCCGTTCTAATTGAAACTGGCAAAACCCGAGTTATCTGCACAGCTTCGGTTGAAGAGGGGGTTCCTCCTTTTCTCCAGCGGAAGGATCAACTACCAAAGCATGGTTGGCTAACCGCAGAGTATGGGATGCTGCCTGGTTCAACAGGTCGACGAAAAAAAAGAGACTCTGGAGGAAAAATTGATGGGCGGACTCAGGAAATTCAACGTCTGATCGGCCGATCCTTACGTTCGGTAGTCGACCTTGAAGCTCTTGGAAACCATACATTGTGGGTAGATTGTGATGTGATTCAGGCCGATGGAGGAACTCGAACAACGGCGATCACAGGTGGGTTCGTAGCTTTGGCAATTGCCCTGGACAGGATGATAACCGAAAAAAGAATCGACTCATGTC
This DNA window, taken from SAR324 cluster bacterium, encodes the following:
- the rph gene encoding ribonuclease PH: MTDSPPKTFSRTDGRQTWEPRPIIIHPGFIENAHGSVLIETGKTRVICTASVEEGVPPFLQRKDQLPKHGWLTAEYGMLPGSTGRRKKRDSGGKIDGRTQEIQRLIGRSLRSVVDLEALGNHTLWVDCDVIQADGGTRTTAITGGFVALAIALDRMITEKRIDSCPIQHQLAAVSVGLKEGTALVDLKYDEDSQADVDLNVVQTSEGELVEVQGTAEQKRFRREQLDELLKLAEEGLKSHFQVQRKILDDLKNTKF